One stretch of Streptomyces sp. R21 DNA includes these proteins:
- a CDS encoding GNAT family N-acetyltransferase, whose protein sequence is MPHLPSSGPVTAESGLASHPLDNPALASLTGPHAHFAERRGRVLRYPRDVSPWLALPDEPDADDWDDLAALVGPGAEAPLAGFRGQTPAGWEVTFDLDGVQLVDDGLAAAPDPEAVRLGPADVPEMLDLVERTRPGPFLPRTVELGTYLGIRRGGALVAMAGERLHPPGWTEISAVCTDPDFRGEGLATRLILAVAHGIRERGETPFLHTAASNTGAIRLYESLGFRLRRTTRFLAARVPEPLPVS, encoded by the coding sequence GTGCCCCATCTCCCGTCAAGCGGCCCGGTCACTGCCGAGTCGGGTCTCGCGAGCCACCCGCTGGACAATCCCGCACTCGCCTCGCTGACCGGCCCGCACGCCCACTTCGCCGAGCGGCGCGGCCGGGTGCTGCGCTACCCCCGCGACGTATCGCCCTGGCTCGCCCTGCCGGACGAGCCCGACGCCGATGACTGGGACGACCTCGCGGCCCTGGTGGGCCCGGGCGCCGAGGCCCCGCTCGCAGGGTTTCGCGGGCAGACCCCGGCCGGCTGGGAAGTGACCTTCGACCTGGACGGCGTCCAGCTCGTCGACGACGGCCTCGCCGCGGCACCCGACCCCGAGGCAGTCCGGCTCGGCCCCGCTGATGTCCCCGAGATGCTGGACCTGGTCGAGCGGACCAGGCCGGGCCCGTTCCTGCCGCGCACCGTCGAACTCGGCACCTATCTGGGGATACGCCGAGGTGGCGCTCTCGTTGCGATGGCGGGGGAGCGGCTGCACCCGCCGGGCTGGACCGAGATCAGCGCGGTCTGCACCGATCCCGACTTCCGCGGTGAGGGCCTGGCGACCCGGCTGATCCTGGCCGTCGCGCACGGCATCCGGGAGCGCGGCGAGACGCCCTTCCTGCACACCGCAGCGAGCAACACCGGCGCGATCCGCCTCTACGAGTCCCTGGGCTTCCGGCTGCGCCGCACCACCCGCTTTCTCGCGGCGCGCGTGCCGGAGCCCCTGCCGGTCTCCTGA
- a CDS encoding MarR family winged helix-turn-helix transcriptional regulator, with the protein MTAEDAVETIQREMTAFARRARASAGRMHPELSLVSYTLLGHLEESGGCRATDLAVHYALDKSTVSRQVAALEHAQLIERRLDPGDHRVQVLHLTDVGTQILAQVTESRRVAFRERLEGWAEDDLARFAAYLLRYNAAAAQTSPGAPATD; encoded by the coding sequence ATGACCGCCGAGGATGCCGTCGAGACCATCCAGCGCGAGATGACGGCCTTCGCCCGGCGCGCCAGGGCCTCGGCCGGGCGCATGCACCCCGAGCTGTCACTCGTCTCCTACACCCTGCTGGGTCATCTGGAGGAGAGCGGCGGGTGCCGGGCCACCGACCTGGCAGTGCACTACGCGCTGGACAAGTCCACGGTCAGCCGGCAGGTGGCCGCGCTGGAGCACGCCCAGCTCATCGAGCGGCGCCTCGACCCGGGGGACCACCGTGTCCAGGTCCTGCATCTGACGGACGTCGGCACGCAGATTCTCGCCCAGGTCACCGAGAGCCGCCGGGTCGCCTTCCGCGAACGGCTGGAGGGCTGGGCCGAGGACGACCTCGCCCGCTTCGCGGCGTATCTGCTGCGGTACAACGCGGCGGCCGCGCAGACCTCGCCCGGGGCTCCCGCAACGGACTGA